The genomic region TGCGCGATGGTCGGCAGGCCGGTTTCGGCGATGACCTCGGTCATGGCCAGGCCCAGCGGGACGTGCATCGGGATGGCGAGGATGTTCTGCGGGATGAGCAGTTCGATCTGAAATTTTTCGACGAACCGGTAGAGTTCCTCCTTGAGCTGTTCCTTGAGCGACTGGATCCGGCGGGTGATTTCGCGCGAGCGCGTCGTGGCGCCGAAAATATTCTCCTGGGCGGCGAGCACGTCGCGATGCCCGAAGAACGCGAGGGGCGCGAGATGGCTGGTTTCGGACGGAGTATCAAGCAGGCCGGCCATCCAGAAACAGGAATGGCCCATCGCGGCCAGGATGCGCGCCCATTTCCGGGCTTCCAGCGTGACGCCGTCGGTGCCGTGGAACCGCGTGGAGACGAACCCAATCCGCTTTGGCGCGCCGGTGCTCAGCGCGATGGTCTTCATGCGAAGATCGTAGCGGCAAAAGGGAAGGTAGCAAAGGGAGTTTGCAGATGCACACCCATCGAATCAGTCCGGCAATAAATCCCAAGCCGGCGGGGCGTATTTTCGCCGACTGATGCCGGTTTGGAAGAGGCCGCGGTTGGCGGACATCGTGACGTTGCACGACCTCCTGCGGGCGGAAGTTTCCATCACTGAGCGAGGCGCGGCTTAACGGCTGTCCGGACGTCCACTTTTTCGGACCGCGCCCAACGGCCGGCGATTTCCACTATTTCGAGTCCGGTGGCTTGTCACGCCGCACCACGACAAACCAGCAGTCTCCCGTGCTGGAATCGCCACCAAGGATTGTCATGTGCTCGCGAATGGGCTGGTGCGAACAACGCGTCAGTTCGCCTTTGTAGTACAATCGGATTTGCGTGTTGGGCGGATCAAGCAACTTGATCTCCACCGCCCGGTCGGGCGTCAACTGGAGTTTGGCGACGCCGCCCTTCGCCAGCGTGACCGACTCGCGTTTGACCTCCCAATAATTCGTCCAACGAAACACCGACCCAAGATTCCGGCTTAATTTCGGCCCGATGGCCCTCCAACGCGGGTTT from Candidatus Angelobacter sp. harbors:
- a CDS encoding glycosyltransferase family 1 protein; this translates as MKTIALSTGAPKRIGFVSTRFHGTDGVTLEARKWARILAAMGHSCFWMAGLLDTPSETSHLAPLAFFGHRDVLAAQENIFGATTRSREITRRIQSLKEQLKEELYRFVEKFQIELLIPQNILAIPMHVPLGLAMTEVIAETGLPTIA